The stretch of DNA AAATGAAGACAACTGATTGGTTTATACTGCGTCACCTAAAGTGTTTTGATAGGTCAATGACAGCTGATGACAGCCTAGTGCTTTGTCTAACAAATATCAGTGTAGATTAaggtgttgttgctgctcactCAGTGGTTGTTTGAGCAGGACTCCAGTGTAAGTACCTGCTAATATTCTGATTTATCCTTTTGATGGTGCTGTATGTAACTAAGTAGAACTCGCTTTACTATGATTATTACTTAGATTATTCCTAAATCAGGTAGAATAGGTGGAGATTTTTAAATATGATGATCATCTGTTGATTCTTTTTTCAAATTCTAACTTCCTATACTTTCCTTCAGTTGCCAATGGCTGGTCTACCTTCTTCTGAGCCACTCGCAGAAGTAATTAAAGAAGTACTCCAGAACAGTGATCAAACCCTGGCTGTAGAAAAGATCAATGAGTTTTTAGACAAGCAGAACAACATTCCACTCAACATCGCTGTCACTGGAGAGTCTGGCTCTGGTAAATCCACCTTTGTTAATGCCTTCAGAGGCATAAACAATGGAGATGATGGAGCTGCACCCACTGGTTGTGTAGAAACCaccacagaggttacagcataccCTCATCCAAACTATCCTAATGTGGTCTTATGGGATCTCCCTGGTATCGGCACCACCAAGTTTCCAGCTAATAAGTACAAGAAGCATGTTGGACTGGAGAAGTatgacttcttcatcatcatctcagacACTCGCTTCAGAGAAAATGACGTCAGACTGGCTAAGAAGAtcaggaagatgaagaagaagttctACTTTGTCCGCTCAAAGATCGACAGGGATTTACAAAGTGAAGAAATTACGTGCAAGAGTAACtttgacagagagaagactttAACCAAAATCAGGGACAACTGCATTCAAGGTTAGTTCACACTGAGGACATGTTCCCACCTGTGATGGTGTTCGCCATCATGCTCACACAACCCTAGCTTCcagactgcacacactcacacagtctaaTGTTGTGATCTTACAGATCTTACTAGAAGCAAATTTAATGTTGAGTTTCTATAGTCACAAACACTCTTTCTCATATGACATAATATTAAATACAATTTCCTTTTTTCATTCTGACCATTATGATGGTGTATTAAGGCCAGATGTCTTTACTAAGATTTGGTCCTTAAGTCCTTTTTAATGAGCACAGTgaccacaaacagactgatttaattttatttttcttttcttttctaacaCAGGTCTTCAGAAAGAAGGCTTTGAGTCTCCACAGGTCTTCCTGGGGTCCAGCTTTAACCTCCATGACTTTGACTTCCCTCAGCTACAGGAGACATTAGAGACAGAACTTCCTGAACACAAAAAGGATGCTCTCCTGAGAACCACACCCATCACCAGCCTGGAGatcatcaagaaaaaaaaaaacgcttttAAGTCCAAAATAAAATACtatgctgctgcctctgcagtaGGAGCAGCTGTTCCTGTTCCTGGTCTTTCTATTGCTGTTGATGTAGGCATACTTATTGCTGCTATCACGCAGTACGTGGTTGGGTTTGGTCTCGATGTCTCAACGCTGCAGAGACTTGCTGCAAGGATAAATGTTCCTTTTAaggatctgtctgtcacagtttcACCGCTGGCTGCAAAAAGAGTAACCCGAGACCTTGTCGTGAGGGTGCTGTCTTCACTAGCAGGCACGGCTGCACTGATGGCAACAGAGGAAGGCTCCAGATTAATTCCAATTCTCGGAATCCCAGTATCAATGGGCGTCTCTTTTATCACAACCTACAAAGGTCTGAATCATATCCTCGACATGCTCACTGAAGATTCAGAGAGAGTCTTTAAAAGGGCTTTGACACCTCAGAGTGATGCATCATATTCGTAAACAATATGCTGATATAGATATTCAGTGTGTTAAGGCTTCCTGCTTTCTGTCCAGGTTTTTTCCATTATGTCACACAATCACTGTAAAAAGGTCTGGAGGTGTGGAGTTTCAGTACATTACAGCAGATGATGTTAGTAGGAGCTACTTTGCCAATTTGTTTATTGgaataatttgtttatttttgggtTAGTTAGTTAGTGGGTATTATTTcgcatgtttatttaatgtaaattaGTTATTGATTTAGTTTAATTTATTGTTGCAATTTAGTGTCACTAGGGGGCACCAAGGTTATATTTATTAGGTAAGCAGGTAGACACAGGTAGACCAGAATGCCCTGGGTGGGCTAATGGTTTTTTACCAGCACAAGAGACACAGCAGGGACaagtttgtctggttgtctgcctgaacacggactaaataaacctgccatcaaaatgattttttggaatggacattgagtttTTTCTGCCAAATCCCCACGGTGCATATGAGTGATTGTTTGATTTTAGTTGATCGGTTTTGTTTAGTTAGAGTTTCAAATATTTTCGACAAATAGTCACTACAATGTTAGTAATATGTAACATCCACCAACCACAGCCATAATAACCCAGATAATCtctttgttctgttcttgtaCGTTTGATTTATGTCCCCCTCtcttgtataaataaatatgattcTAGGTATAAAGTAGTCACATTAGtgcacatgattttttttcacaagaCATAATTCACTGATGTACTGTGTTACTGAGTCTGTCTGACGCCTGTAAGACTAATTGTGATTAATGtttgctgccctctagtggtcgtggtgaggaaaaagaacagatgaaatgattgccGATTTGTAATTATTAAAACAATGAACAGCATTGTTTTAATCCTTCTTCTCTGCCATTTCTTCTTTaaccaaaaacaatgtttggAATTTCAGGCAGGTACCACTCAGCTGGCTTATCTTAACAGAGGGGAGTGCCAATCAATTGGCACCCCCTGCTTGTGTTGTCCTGCAGACTGTCTGGGATGGAATGATGTTAACCACAGTATAAaattgtctgtctgtgctcacCAGAAGGAATTTCAGGTAGGTACCACTCACCACTGTATTATTATATTGAGTGTCTGATTATAACTTATGTGGCCAGTCAGGTGCTTTTAGTGAACACTAAAAGTGAAGCAAATAGTAAATCCTCTATTAGTTACACTGAACTACGTCCTCAATAGAAACAGAAGCTCTGATGGCTCTGCACACCTGTTCATGAGTGTAACGCACACACCTGCAACAGACCCACTGATAATGACGCTGGTCATTTGACACGTCACAGTCTGGGTGCATAGAGCCTGACAGTCacctccttcctgctgccacACTAAACTACTTTTCATCTGtactacacacagcagcatgaacaCAGCTAAGAAGCCATCGGCCACACTTCAGAACCATGGAGGGTGAACAGCGAGCACACAACCACAGCAAACCAGCACTATGATCAAATATCAAATATCTTACACTATGATGACGGCTGAGTTGGTAAATACACAGATAATTCAGCATCACGACTTTTCTCAGATAAACATTAACACagactgcaaacagcagcagcagcagcagagtgaaacCAGTCAGCACGACAGTTCTGTTCTATCCTCAGGGACAGGCAGAGAAACACCATTGAACAGTGCCTGTGATTTAAATCTTAAACTTATTGTGGCTTGTTGAGCTCCTGCACTTTTGTCAAAAATACAATTTCACTTGTCAAATTGTATGTTTTAATTGTCACATTTTGTAATTGTTTTATTGACATGTGCTGCTGACctatcattttatatatattttatcaggttaaataaaggttgatAGAGACAGCTATGGCATAATATTTGTGAATTTATTGTGAGCGCAGGCGAATAAAACTCCAAGCATGTCAATTATATGTTGAGGAGAAAATGTAATACTGTAAGGAAAAAATATTTTCGAGCACACAATAACTGAATTTgagcagacaaaaacatgtttccttTGCTCAAATAAAGTGTCATCTACACACAAAATTACATATTTCCTTCAGTTTCAGGTTCTTTCTCCTTGCCTTGCGCTCTCTCTCCACTTCTCCTTATCTGCATGCCCAGTTCAGCCTTCCTGCTTGCACAACTATTACACACATGCCAGAATTCTGATACACCAGTTTGACATTCATGCTGCCATTCATGGAAGAAGGATGTATCCCACatgatgtgtgtttattgtgccAACAagagcacacagagacacactgttaTTTAGCCTAAAACAATAAGTACACAATAAGTACTACTGAACATACCAAAAGTGGACAAAGCTTCAGCagttataaaacataaaaagctgCCTGTGTTTGTAAGTGATATATGTATGCCCAGCTGATGACTACCTGGAGGTCTTTATGTCAACTTTCTTCTTTTAGAATACTCAAACTCTTCCTCAGTCTCAAATATGCAGTGAATACTTTACATACATTCTTGTAAATCAGGTGATTAGGTATTTAGTTTAGGCTGTTTGCCCTCTGATGACTGTATAAAGTTGTCCAGTAGTTGAACTCATACAGCTGGTCTTTTAAAAATCACAAACGTCTCTGCTCAGTCTGTTTTAACAGGACTCCTGTGTAAGTATCTGCCAAAATTCTACTTCCGTTTAATCTTATGTAGTTGAAATTATGTACTCAGATTACTACTGACATGGATTTTGTCTGTGGCAGGTAAGATAGTAAGACAGTAAGAACATCATCCATTAACAGCAGAAATTAAAGAAGCCCTGCAGAACAATGAGCAAAACCTGCAAAACAATGCCCAAAACTTGGCTGTAGAAAAAATCCATAGGTttctggaggagaaaaaaaatattccacTCAACATTGCCATCACTGGAGACTCTGGCTCTGGTAAATCCACCTTTGTTAATGC from Parambassis ranga chromosome 22, fParRan2.1, whole genome shotgun sequence encodes:
- the LOC114427541 gene encoding interferon-inducible GTPase 5-like yields the protein MAGLPSSEPLAEVIKEVLQNSDQTLAVEKINEFLDKQNNIPLNIAVTGESGSGKSTFVNAFRGINNGDDGAAPTGCVETTTEVTAYPHPNYPNVVLWDLPGIGTTKFPANKYKKHVGLEKYDFFIIISDTRFRENDVRLAKKIRKMKKKFYFVRSKIDRDLQSEEITCKSNFDREKTLTKIRDNCIQGLQKEGFESPQVFLGSSFNLHDFDFPQLQETLETELPEHKKDALLRTTPITSLEIIKKKKNAFKSKIKYYAAASAVGAAVPVPGLSIAVDVGILIAAITQYVVGFGLDVSTLQRLAARINVPFKDLSVTVSPLAAKRVTRDLVVRVLSSLAGTAALMATEEGSRLIPILGIPVSMGVSFITTYKGLNHILDMLTEDSERVFKRALTPQSDASYS